CCCTTTCGACTCAGCATCCGGCAGAGTGCGGTTGTCAGCATAGATTTCCCGGCGTGGGAGGTCGTCCCGACAACCATAATTGCTTTCATGAAAAACCTCCAGCAGTGCAAGGACAAATAGGGGAGCAAAGAGAGCCGATCGCGTTAACCAATCCCATTCCGTTATCGCATCCAGTCGGGCAGGCGTAGCCAGCGTTGCAGTCCATTTTTGAGCCGATCGCCCCAGGTGGCAGACGCAAATTCGCCCGTATCCTGCCATTTTTCCACCAGCAGATGACCAAGGGGGGTGAGCCTGAAGCTGTCGGTTAGCCCCTGTCCATCCACCTCGCGGCGCAGTAGCCCCACCTGAATCAGCCACAGCAGTTCGTTTTCGGCG
This is a stretch of genomic DNA from Leptolyngbya ohadii IS1. It encodes these proteins:
- a CDS encoding Npun_F0494 family protein, with amino-acid sequence MSSTRLRPSQPVQYDPKTIDRADRALRCAPFRLKLFATMRNQSVELRAIAGTSGVDQEYTHQPIAELAAENELLWLIQVGLLRREVDGQGLTDSFRLTPLGHLLVEKWQDTGEFASATWGDRLKNGLQRWLRLPDWMR